GTCTCGGAGGAGTTCCTGCGCAGCGAGGCGGAGGAGCTCGGCCGCGACTTCCCGCGCCTGCAGGTCGAGCCGGTGGCGGCGGACTTCACCAAGCCGTTCGGCCTGCCAGAGGACCTGAGGGACGCGCCCAAGGCCGGCTTCTTCCCGGGCTCGACGATCGGCAATTTCGAGCCCGAGCTGGCGGCGGGCCTGCTCGCCAGCTTCGCCCGGACGCTGGGCACCGGCACCGGTGCCGGCACCGGCGCGACGCTGATCGTCGGCATCGACCTCGTGAAGGAGAAGGCGGTGCTGGACGCCGCCTACGACGATGCCGCGGGGGTGACGGCGGCGTTCAACCTCAACCTGCTCACCCGCATCAACCGCGAGCTCGGCGCCGATTTCGACCTCGACGCCTTCGCCCACCAGGCCTTCTTCGACGAGAACCTCGGGCGGATCGAGATGCACCTGGTGAGCCGGCGCAACCAGCTCGTGACGGTGGCGGGCGTGCCGTTCCATTTCGGCTCCGGCGAGACGATCCACACCGAGAACAGCTACAAGTACACGGTGCCGGGCTTCCGGGCGCTCGCCCGCGGCGCCGGCTGGGAGCACGCCCGGGTCTGGACCGATCCGGACGGGCTGTTCTCGGTCCACGCGCTCACCGCCAACACCATCCGGCGGCACTGAGGGCGTGCCGGGCGGGTCCGACCTCGACCGCCCGGGGCGCGGGGCGGTCGACGCCTTCCTGGAGACGGCGCGGCGGGTCGCCGTGCCGGCCGGCGACGCGCCGCGCCTCGTCTTCGCCCTCGACGCGACGATGAGCCGGCAGCCGACCTGGGACCTCGCCTGCGGGGTCCAGGCCGGGATGTTCGACGCGACCGCCCGCCTCGGCGGCCTGGCGGTCCAGCTCGTCTATTTCCGCGGCTTCGACGAGTGCCGGGCCTCGCGCTTCGTCGCCGATGCCCGGGCGCTCACCGGCCTGATGCAGGGCGTGGCCTGCCTGGGGGGACGCACCCAGATCGGCCGGGTGCTGCGCCACGTCCGCAACGAGGCCGGGCGCGGGCCGGTCAAGGCGCTGGTGCTGGTCGGCGACGCGATCGAGGAGGATCTCGACGACCTCCGCGGCGTCGCCGGGGAACTCGGTCTCCTCGGCCTGCCGGCCTTCTGCTTCCACGAGGGACCCGACCTCGCGGTCGCCGCCGGCTTCTCGGA
The sequence above is drawn from the Methylobacterium terrae genome and encodes:
- the egtD gene encoding L-histidine N(alpha)-methyltransferase; this encodes MNAPLPHLAHEPARLDRTFLQDVIGGLSAPKKHLSAKYFYDRRGSELFEAITRLPEYYPTRTELAILDRYGPEIAAGLAPGSALVEFGSGSTAKVRRLLPHLSDLAAYVPVDVSEEFLRSEAEELGRDFPRLQVEPVAADFTKPFGLPEDLRDAPKAGFFPGSTIGNFEPELAAGLLASFARTLGTGTGAGTGATLIVGIDLVKEKAVLDAAYDDAAGVTAAFNLNLLTRINRELGADFDLDAFAHQAFFDENLGRIEMHLVSRRNQLVTVAGVPFHFGSGETIHTENSYKYTVPGFRALARGAGWEHARVWTDPDGLFSVHALTANTIRRH